The Gemmatimonadota bacterium DH-78 region GTCGGCGACGGGCGCGCCCGGGTCGACTCCGTGCTCGATCACGTCGACGCCTTCGTGGCCGCCGAGCCCCGTGTGGTCGTGGGTCCCGTCCGCCGCGAACTCTTCTGAACCTCACTTCGAGGCGCATCATCGCATGGCCCGACGGATCGAACGGCTGAACGAGCAGTTGAAGCGGGAGCTCGCGGTGCTCATCCAGAGCGGGCTGCGGGATCCCCGAGTGGTGGGGGTGACCGTCACCGCCGTCCGCACCACGGCCGACCTCAACCTCGCCCGGGTGCTGGTGAGACTCTCGGGCACCGACGACGAGAAGGCGGCCGCCATCGACGGGCTGGATCGCGCAGCCCCGTGGCTTCGCCGCGAGCTGGGTCGCGATCTGCGGATCCGGCGGGTGCCCGAGCTCGCCTTCCAGGAGGATGTGGCGCAGGAACGGGCCGCCCGCATCGAGGAACTGCTCGCCGAGGTGCGACCCGAGGGGGGTTGGGAGGAGGAGGACGGCGAGGACGACGCCGAGACCCCGGTGGACGAGGGGGCGGAGACCGACCGATGACGGCCGCCGGTCCGGTGGGCGTTCTCGCGATCGACAAGCCGGTCGGACCCACCTCGCACGATGTGGTCGGCATGGCGCGTCGGGGACTCCGCACCCGCCGCGTCGGCCACACCGGTACTCTCGATCCGTTCGCGTCGGGGCTGCTGTTGCTGTGCGTGGGCCCGGCGACGCGCCTGTCGTCGCACCTCACCGATCTCGAGAAGGAGTACGTGGCCGAGGCTCGCCTCGGCACGCGCACGGACTCGCACGACCTCGACGGCACCGTACTCGAGGTCGTCCCCGACGTCGAGGTGAGCGCGGCGTCGGTCGAGGCCGCGCTGGCGGCGCTCGCGGGCGAGCAGATGCAGGTGCCCCCGGCCTTCTCCGCCAAGAAGGTGAAGGGTGAGGCGGCCCACCGCCGCGCGCGCCGAGGGGAAGAGGTGGAGCTGCCGCCGGTGCCCGTGGTGGTACACGAGATCGAGTGCCTCGAGGTGG contains the following coding sequences:
- the truB gene encoding tRNA pseudouridine(55) synthase TruB translates to MTAAGPVGVLAIDKPVGPTSHDVVGMARRGLRTRRVGHTGTLDPFASGLLLLCVGPATRLSSHLTDLEKEYVAEARLGTRTDSHDLDGTVLEVVPDVEVSAASVEAALAALAGEQMQVPPAFSAKKVKGEAAHRRARRGEEVELPPVPVVVHEIECLEVEGLRVSFRVRCSSGTYIRAIARDLGEALGVGAHLTALRRTAVGGFSVDDALGVDALDAVPPSAWITPADAVRRAGLSWFEVGEGASAELAQGRVIPLGELRGSESATTAALEAGRLLALGEVTERGFQPRKVFVGS
- the rbfA gene encoding 30S ribosome-binding factor RbfA, which encodes MARRIERLNEQLKRELAVLIQSGLRDPRVVGVTVTAVRTTADLNLARVLVRLSGTDDEKAAAIDGLDRAAPWLRRELGRDLRIRRVPELAFQEDVAQERAARIEELLAEVRPEGGWEEEDGEDDAETPVDEGAETDR